From one Plasmodium malariae genome assembly, chromosome: 12 genomic stretch:
- the PmUG01_12066000 gene encoding conserved Plasmodium protein, unknown function, with protein sequence MFSLIKSVFSNFQDEKDLKILIIGECDSGKTSLFNLISSYHNKSKYDILNTVFSKSDNSSNCALGFNTKKIIFNRKNLKIYDLEGTATNTISIYDCYYEDTDVIFYVIDAKIEKHIFKAIIYLTCLGRNRINDKKKNKNEKKEEFLRPIIILGNKSEDNSSFFSAPCISNYIKSIDIYKNEKFWQFFLSNNNTFLNYYLGVLYEKVVDYLIINKFSLDKFLVLGKEKDYKRREKQGLDNSELLKKCRSFIEDIKNNNKHCITIDEVENNELLCYILKNIVNENINYYKCIPVEVYNISVLKNKGIYEVIEAVFQKHFNRDNRTIKGYTYNNFDEKDTNAMKFVDRQISFYEDTNGNYYHSEKGDCNIIVSTAYGKDVLEGNIIDTKYNDDKYDEKSYENNKGNETYKNCHMNMNKGRDNSNALVCPYLSTKNVPYVHGSNQNYLLNNNESRNSRTEDTLSNTRNNAYIMYEYNTNPVNLFIEHIQHVYFGKDSCESIPNISNSLKEKNAKYEKKSNILKKTQQTKQIDLMNMENNERQNGTHVEKPSLKRADQQHQEKVEVRQEYEEGAYKEMIIYEQKETFEEKKTFENNETIEEKETHDSTLFSIEKFEPEKNEHKEGNIVKSIKCKQNKVGTQEINEHIEYKEDEENEVGLNKRDKDKILHKEANKSMEGTQIIEEQGKINEEETYITRSNNKKKNDIKNDLNELWSRHENDVENIEDEERKVKEHYEYVVEENAYEEAELDGHAHGMETYSKDSFHYNDVSCGDNYKNNISYTDYSSNEEKIKKGKDLFHKKMNPNNNMDDNGNYIYKSKIYKKKYSLKEKKKKKKTFV encoded by the coding sequence atgtttTCGCTTATTAAGTCagttttttctaattttcaAGATgaaaaagatttaaaaatactaatTATTGGTGAATGTGATTCAGGTAAGACAagcttatttaatttaattagtaGCTACCATAATAAGAGTAAATATGATATCTTGAACACGGTGTTTTCAAAAAGTGATAATAGCAGTAACTGTGCTCTAGgttttaatacaaaaaaaattatttttaatagaaaaaatttgaaaatatacgATTTAGAAGGAACAGCAACAAATACTATAAGCATTTATGACTGTTATTATGAGGACACAGATGTCATTTTTTACGTAATTGAtgcaaaaattgaaaaacatatttttaaagcaattatatatttaacttgCTTAGGAAGAAATAgaattaatgataaaaaaaagaataaaaatgaaaaaaaagaggaatttTTAAGACCCATTATTATATTGGGGAATAAGTCCGAAgataattcttcttttttttctgcacCTTGTATatctaattatattaaatctattgatatttataagaatgaaaaattctggcaattttttttatcgaaTAATAACACATTTCTAAACTACTATTTAGGTGTATTGTATGAAAAGGTAGTTGACtacttaataataaataaattttctctAGACAAATTTTTAGTATTAGGGAAAGAAAAAGACTATAAACGAAGGGAAAAACAAGGGTTGGATAATTCagaattgttaaaaaaatgtagaagtTTTATAGaggatataaaaaacaataataaacatTGTATAACCATAGATGAAgtagaaaataatgaattactttgttatattttgaaaaatattgttaacgaaaacataaattattataaatgtataccaGTGGAAGTATACAATATAAGCGTATTGAAAAATAAGGGAATTTATGAAGTTATTGAAGCAGTTTTTCAAAAGCACTTTAATAGGGATAATCGTACAATTAAAGGGTATACTTATAACAACTTTGATGAAAAGGACACTAATGCAATGAAATTTGTAGACAGACAGATTAGTTTTTATGAGGATACTAATGGGAACTATTATCATTCTGAAAAGGGTGATTGTAATATAATTGTGTCCACTGCATATGGAAAAGATGTTTTAGAGGGTAATATTATTGATACGAAATATAATGATGATAAGTATGACGAAAAAAGTTATGAGAATAACAAAGGGAATGAAACTTATAAAAATTGTCATATGAACATGAATAAAGGAAGAGATAATAGTAATGCATTAGTTTGTCCGTATTTATCAACGAAAAACGTGCCTTATGTACATGGTAGCAATCAGAATTATCTtttgaataataatgaatCACGTAATAGTAGAACGGAGGACACGTTATCAAACACACGAAATAATGCATATATCatgtatgaatataatactaatcctgttaatttatttattgaacATATTCAACATGTATATTTTGGAAAAGATAGTTGTGAAAGTATTCCTAATATATCAAACTCCttgaaagagaaaaatgcaaaatatgaaaaaaaaagtaatattttaaaaaagactCAACAGACAAAACAAATAGATTTAATGAATATGGAGAACAATGAAAGACAAAATGGGACCCATGTAGAGAAACCATCGCTCAAAAGAGCTGACCAGCAGCATCAAGAAAAAGTTGAGGTGAGGCAGGAATATGAGGAAGGCGCATACAAGGAGATGATAATATACGAGCAGAAAGAAACATTTgaggaaaagaaaacattCGAGAATAATGAAACAATTGAGGAAAAAGAAACACATGATAGTACATTATTTTCAATAGAAAAATTTGAACCAGAGAAGAATGAACATAAAGAAGGGAATATTGTGAAAAGCataaaatgtaaacaaaataaggTGGGTACGCaggaaataaatgaacatataGAATATAAAGAAGACGAGGAAAACGAAGTAGGCTTAAACAAAAGGGACaaagataaaattttacataaagaAGCAAATAAGAGTATGGAAGGTACACAAATTATTGAAGAACAGGGGAAAATAAACGAGGAGGAAACATATATAACAAggtcaaataataaaaagaaaaatgatataaaaaacgATTTGAACGAACTATGGAGCAGGCACGAAAATGACGTTGAAAATATAGAAGACGAAGAAAGGAAAGTAAAAGAGCATTATGAATATGTAGTTGAAGAGAATGCTTATGAAGAGGCCGAACTTGATGGACACGCACACGGAATGGAAACATATTCAAAAGATAGCTTCCATTATAATGATGTATCATGTGGagataattacaaaaataatattagttaCACAGATTATTCATCAAATgaggaaaagataaaaaaaggaaaagatttatttcataaaaaaatgaacccaaataataatatggacGATAATggaaattacatatataaaagcaagatttacaaaaaaaaatattcattaaaagaaaaaaaaaaaaaaaaaaaaacttttgtataa
- the PmUG01_12066100 gene encoding acetyl-CoA acetyltransferase, putative, whose product MIENSLRKVYVVGYARTPIGALCGSISQIPVHKLAIPTILKALERSQIEKNVVDCLVFGQSFSGGCGPLPLQKILVATGINIDAKTHLVSNLCCSGLDSITVGYEFIKGGKDVCVVGSMESMSQSPFFLKNLRTAKYNLGNNILYDTNLSDGYDYITNSKELKKDNMFELFCKKFKIPRVDLDEYVINSFKRTANAYSDNLIQQEIFPLIIQKKKNKLELEKTIIDSDEIYKKCSIDNICNLSSDSIVTNYNIAPFADGACAIILMSEKKINELELNPLAEIITYDNASVYPSDFPLSISHSITKCLKKINKSFVDYYEINESSALDVIFNMNNLNLDLSNVNLNGGSLSLGHPSAVSGSRIFISLITVLKNFDMKLGCASINNYLGSSTSIVLENV is encoded by the exons ATGATAGAGAATAGCCTCAGAAAAGTTTACGTTGTTGGTTACGCCAGAACACCAATAGGTGCCTTATGCGGGAGCATTTCACAAATACCTGTACACAAATtag CTATTCCCACTATATTAAAAGCCCTCGAGAGGAGtcaaattgaaaaaaatgtgGTCGATTGTTTAGTTTTTGGCCAGTCCTTTTCAGGCGGTTGCGGACCACTGCCCCTTCAGAAAATTCTTGTTGCCACAG GGATAAACATAGACGCGAAAACGCATCTAGTAAGCAATTTATGTTGTAGTGGTTTAGATTCCATAACAGTTGGATATGAATTTATCAAAGGAGGAAAAGATGTTTGTGTTGTTGGCTCAATGGAATCTATGTCACAGAGcccattttttttgaaaaatttaagaacagcaaaatataatttaggGAATAATATTCTCTATGACACTAATTTGAGTGATGGGTATGATTACATAACTAATAGtaaggaattaaaaaaagataatatgtTCGAATTATTTTGTAAGAAGTTTAAAATACCAAGAGTTGATTTAGATGAATATGTTATTAACTCATTCAAAAGAACAGCTAATGCTTATAGTGATAATTTGATTCAACAAGAAATTTTCCCattaataattcaaaaaaaaaaaaataaattagaattaGAAAAAACTATCATCGACAGtgatgaaatatataaaaaatgtagtattgacaatatttgtaatttgtCTAGTGATTCTATCgtaacaaattataatatagcCCCATTCGCAGACGGCGCATGCgctattatattaatgagcgaaaaaaaaataaatgaacttGAACTGAATCCTTTAGCtgaaataataacatatgaTAATGCTTCTGTTTATCCTTCTGATTTTCCTTTAAGTATATCTCACTCTATAACGAAATGCttgaagaaaataaacaaatcTTTTGTAGATTACTACGAAATTAATGAATCATCAGCACTAgatgtaatatttaatatgaataatttaaatttagaTTTATCAAATGTCAATTTAAACGGTGGATCCCTATCCTTAGGTCATCCTAGTGCAGTTTCTGGCTCaagaatttttatatcattaataacagttttaaaaaattttgatatgAAACTAGGATGTGCttctataaataattatttaggTTCTTCGACATCCATAGTTCTAGAAAATGTGTAA
- the PmUG01_12066200 gene encoding conserved Plasmodium protein, unknown function yields MIRSIALRCKNNTKVNGKWKISSNVDYKRVKFKWDDKYFSLCICDLVPSNKNNVEELEMKNMNIIKDITKTKYDFVIFGIGYLDSDKILKSFNRADLLQTKRIDSIHSNLKKANGQYISIVQQCLLLKIPHFFLGRDRLTELTSIGTAIFSNPKEIFSLLYYFLINSEKNGKNSSTTSSQHKRELEDKEYNLQFNAPNFYNALIVENALYLIYNIHATLLKIVKSKYYIPPHGSTASTSTSNYTNTSNGINNTDVKKNVKQRIFSFFNETTYDQINNIRNQIRRTELFDDYIISTDKTDINILIVCDSISVDYFYNYLQKNLYLWHTISPFYNELFALEKKNIYKFVLSLFLFIIAPLAWALTFLIRYLYYLWVEYFTKGKVITVGGDLFFQDSKLVHANEHTINSEDNYDKFINSINNNTTEFEKVSLLGGLLQWFKNKSRN; encoded by the coding sequence ATGATCAGAAGCATAGCGCTAAGATGCAAAAATAACACAAAAGTAAACGGGAAATGGAAAATTAGTAGTAATGTAGATTATAAAAGAGTAAAATTCAAATGGGacgataaatatttttcgttATGTATTTGTGATTTAGTAccaagtaataaaaataatgtagaAGAATTAgagatgaaaaatatgaacataattaaagatataacgaaaacaaaatatgacTTTGTCATATTTGGAATTGGATATTTGGACTctgataaaatattaaaatctTTTAATAGAGCTGATTTACTTCAAACGAAGAGGATTGATTCGATTCActcaaatttaaaaaaagctaATGGtcaatatatttcaataGTTCAACAATGccttcttttaaaaattccaCATTTCTTTTTAGGTAGGGACAGGCTAACTGAATTGACAAGTATCGGTACAGCTATATTTAGCAACCCcaaagaaatattttcattattatattactttcttattaatagtgaaaaaaatggaaagaatAGTAGTACTACCTCTAGTCAACATAAGAGGGAACTAGAGGACAAGgaatataatttacaattTAATGCCCCCAATTTTTATAACGCATTAATTGTAGAAAATGCTTTATATCTAATATACAATATTCATGCAACCTTGTTAAAAATAGTGAAatcaaaatattacataCCTCCCCATGGTAGTACCGCCTCTACCTCTACTTCAAATTATACTAACACGAGTAATGGTATAAATAACACAGATGTTAAGAAAAATGTGAAGCAAagaatattttcctttttcaacGAAACAACGTATGACcaaataaataacataagAAATCAAATTAGAAGAACAGAATTATTTGATGATTACATAATATCTACAGACAAAACagatataaacattttaattgtttGTGACAGTATAAGTGTTGACTATTTTTACAACTACTTACAAAAAAACCTCTATCTATGGCATACCATTAGTCCGTTCTATAATGAATTATTTGccttggaaaaaaaaaacatatataaatttgtgttgtctttgtttttatttataattgcaCCTCTGGCCTGGGCACTTACCTTCCTAATCAGATATTTGTACTATCTATGGGTAGAATATTTTACTAAAGGAAAAGTAATAACTGTTGGAggagatttattttttcaagatTCTAAACTAGTTCATGCAAATGAGCACACCATAAATTCTGAAgataattatgataaattCATTAACTCTATAAACAATAACACAACTGAATTTGAGAAGGTAAGCCTGCTAGGTGGTCTACTGCAGTggttcaaaaataaaagcagaAATTAG
- the PmUG01_12066300 gene encoding conserved Plasmodium protein, unknown function: MYNGIGLKTPRGSGTNGYVQTNMAHIRNARNTLREYERFRNEVKMNNNLVDKKYTCDFSIIEHSDKRNIELKVHLYEESLRDTGKEGVEELVNNYRNKLYDEYYEKKKREEKFNISENRTINTNENTHMLNDRKRKQLENFQRALKIKKEKKEDEREAKESLKEEKEYVKEKKEHIKTKKEHVKEKEEGVKEKKERIKEERTLNNSKNRLKKLAKYENKEKRVKNEKYFKNDKKYASSYSKESSNAKDTVSSDISSEGDKSRSIKRNSSLSNSSYSSYSSKSKRKQYKKKKRKIKILKCPETPTDTSCPRDVSHVSGISYTSDSACPIGSPYSSESTPSGDSYGTNSKSYTVSSARPSDSSTSFEEYTNPNTGNFNVAKYVHDVRAGTKKNKNGIRRNSNDDINKNHSSSNENNDNVNKNKVNNDHYNSDKYDSDKYKLHRQEKHKHDKHSYDRHMNDRYTNDRHTNDRHTNDRHTNDRHTNDRHTNDRHTNDRHTNDRHTNDRHTNDRHTNDRHTNDRHTNDRHTNDRHTNDRHTNDRHTNDRHTNDRHTNDIDNKRGHSRLRDINRVQHGRANRRNSHKKGRRNSNKRCRKKRYSDDDSDVSYVRRYKYNRESIVRSGSVLTRGMLKRKERHENYSTNHGKENNHDLKNSKMNNNRSSQETLKLLNNIKNYYRKKNSVDSEKCKSGSSRRRSLTDRSRKYNDERRGGEKNTEKNDSLNISNNSKLSSDTDENTDNHTHQRKKEYHADDSTSNQSSDPNHNVKNERNKRKNKSEVMNESDKEFEEQRKRRKDNYVEKSNNLKYELKENRYETKRSHREVKEENVKSEKVKGERGKEKIKDEKVNEIKEEDGKKTQRKQTKVYEVKQDLRGRTKGEKQEETEKKEQRLKGEEKERPRSISSEEEVKDKKQIKRERYANVEKKIKD; encoded by the coding sequence ATGTATAATGGTATTGGGTTGAAGACTCCAAGAGGTTCAGGAACAAATGGATACGTTCAAACGAACATGGCACATATTCGAAATGCTAGGAATACTTTAAGAGAATATGAAAGATTTagaaatgaagtaaaaatgaataataatctagttgacaaaaaatatacttgCGATTTTTCTATCATTGAACATTctgataaaagaaatatagaaTTAAAAGTTCATTTATATGAAGAAAGTCTGAGAGATACAGGTAAAGAAGGCGTTGAGGAACTAGTTAATAATTACAGAAATAAACTATATGatgaatattatgaaaaaaaaaaaagagaagaaaagtTTAACATAAGTGAAAATCGAACTATTAACACTAACGAAAATACTCATATGCTTAAtgatagaaaaagaaaacaattagaaaattttcaaagggctctgaaaattaaaaaggaaaaaaaggaagacgAAAGGGAAGCAAAGGAGAGCCTAAAGGAAGAAAAGGAGtatgtaaaagaaaaaaaggagcacataaaaacaaaaaaggagcatgtaaaggaaaaagaggaaggcgtaaaagaaaaaaaggagcgCATAAAGGAAGAACGAACGcttaataatagtaaaaacagattaaaaaaattagcaaaatatgaaaataaggaaaaaagagtaaaaaatgaaaaatatttcaaaaatgataaaaaatacgCTTCATCATATTCGAAAGAATCAAGTAATGCGAAGGACACAGTATCATCGGATATTTCAAGCGAAGGAGATAAATCAAGaagtataaaaagaaattcctCTTTGTCAAATTCCAGTTATTCTAGCTATTCGTCTAAGTCAAAGAGgaaacaatataaaaaaaaaaaacgaaagaTTAAAATACTGAAATGTCCAGAAACCCCTACCGACACTTCTTGTCCAAGAGACGTATCGCATGTGAGCGGAATTTCCTATACAAGTGATTCGGCATGTCCAATAGGGTCACCCTATTCCAGTGAATCAACTCCTTCAGGAGATTCATATGGAACTAATTCTAAATCGTATACAGTGAGCTCAGCGCGTCCATCTGATTCGTCGACGTCATTTGAAGAGTACACGAATCCAAATACCGGCAATTTTAACGTAgcaaaatatgtacatgacGTTAGAGCAggaactaaaaaaaataaaaatggcaTACGGAGGAACAGTAATGACGATATCAATAAAAATCATAGTAGCAGTAACGAGAATAATGACAACGTGAATAAGAACAAGGTTAACAATGATCACTATAACAGCGATAAGTATGACAGTGATAAGTATAAACTCCACAGGCAAGAAAAGCATAAGCATGATAAACATTCATATGACAGGCATATGAATGACAGATATACGAATGATAGGCATACGAATGATAGACATACGAATGATAGGCATACGAATGATAGGCATACGAATGATAGGCATACGAATGATAGACATACGAATGATAGACATACGAATGATAGACATACGAATGATAGGCATACGAATGATAGGCATACGAATGATAGGCATACGAATGATAGGCATACGAATGATAGACATACGAATGATAGACATACGAATGATAGACATACGAATGATAGGCATACGAATGATAGGCATACGAATGATAGGCATACGAATGACATTGATAACAAAAGGGGACACTCGAGGTTACGGGATATAAACCGAGTCCAACATGGGAGAGCTAACCGAAGGAATTCACATAAAAAAGGTAGAAGAAATTCTAATAAACGATGTCGTAAAAAACGTTATAGTGATGATGATTCAGATGTTAGTTATGTAAGacgttataaatataataggGAAAGTATTGTAAGAAGTGGTAGCGTTTTGACACGAGGCATGttgaaaaggaaagaaaGACATGAAAATTATTCTACAAATCatggaaaagaaaataatcatgatttaaaaaattccaAAATGAACAATAATCGAAGTAGTCAAGAaactttaaaattattaaataatattaaaaattattataggaaaaaaaacagTGTCGATTCTGAAAAATGCAAATCAGGGAGTTCTAGAAGGCGCAGCTTAACTGATAGAAGTAGGAAATATAATGATGAAAGAAGAGGTGGAGAGAAAAATACCGAAAAAAATGATTCGTTAAACATTTCTAACAATTCGAAATTATCGTCTGATACGGACGAAAATACGGATAATCATACACACcagagaaaaaaagaatatcaTGCAGATGATTCGACATCCAACCAAAGTTCTGATCCGAATCATAATGTGAAAAACGAgcgaaataaaagaaaaaacaaaagtgaAGTAATGAATGAGAGTGATAAAGAATTTGAGGAACAAAGAAAAAGACGAAAAGATAATTATGTGGAAAAATCAAATAACTTAAAATATGAGTTGAAGGAAAACAGATATGAAACAAAAAGATCACATAGGGaagtaaaagaagaaaatgtcAAAAGTGAAAAAGTTAAAGGTGAAAGgggtaaagaaaaaattaaagatgaaaaagttaatgaaataaaggaAGAAGATGGAAAAAAAACACAAAGAAAACAGACAAAAGTATATGAAGTTAAACAGGATCTCAGAGGAAGGACGAAAGGGGAAAAACAGGaagaaacagaaaaaaaagaacaaagaCTAAAAggtgaagaaaaagaaagaccAAGATCTATATCATCTGAAGAAGAAGTTAAGgacaaaaaacaaattaagcGTGAAAGATACGcaaatgtagaaaaaaaaataaaagattaa